A part of Scophthalmus maximus strain ysfricsl-2021 chromosome 20, ASM2237912v1, whole genome shotgun sequence genomic DNA contains:
- the cdk5rap2 gene encoding CDK5 regulatory subunit-associated protein 2 isoform X5, which yields MKDPCRVCSARLAGSQCRWIFSSSAQKKLQVVLSHVLGWEVTRDGRGEFLCGKCVFQLEKVVQCDVKINQLQEDHNIQMQKLQAEKGHLTQCIVHVYQKNNPSLDKSDGETPPRSCGVGSPDEGQQLGEIRRGHLKNCMRRCVSLDRIVSRGTTFGRSSLRSNRLGSGAGLDGSMKRFGLRGPRHRSQSMYFDLIQHKGVLPRPGFKALSASLQSLNQDFSLDPSPDPPQKFTEAKVFVARRDGATADLGGKVQAKALLRSSPSQPSVISDLIQLLRCISKQQVSAPAGSHIPVLKRLSTGHLKPGAERRHREAEWKSLHELTEEFDDEYTSVSVESEVSRLESVNKHLNEELTLTKSTSENLSKTLEDTQNQYKQTLSGKLEEKENELGSEKKNALKRDKTIQGLTQVLREKEKEIAELCHEIEDRDDALAKAREVAHKAQLQKYQGAEEHQSLLMAKQTELAQLQGEHHGKVLEAQKLQRALDRKEQELGDLQQAKDQLEVELEDLQQQKKKGDKALNDLNNQLKKLSGEIGEREIALEQQYQELLDQTNRKLQTHEVTIQRLTSTLADKEQQLQEYINMVRDFEQSRSPGGNDTVLSKLRQRLKEKEKALEQALDEKFAAIEEKDDEIHQLQLSLREKERDLDRLNNLLSHNEETINSFDSLIKEKDVELQHLANTLKNLQRAKQDVEDNLNRSLKEKDSIISQLQLSLEGKTTDMEEMAKSMLSQSETHAHDLAEQMGQRLKVTEAMLAEAVKARERLVADNESAVEGLLATISSKDQLLKESAEHYNRMLSERTQEIQELRKQLSDRQQLLATAEKQSSIKVQEDCLETANLRALIAEKDSLVTKLLQHGQERDHFLAEMRQKEEQDHVLELRQTIQIMQEKLDEREAELSRRNSEDNVENIPQSKKTVVILKKELTQKTEALNRALKRENELKISVAELQSLLSELEGRIEGQAINIESLTATLKTKDEIINVLHQRLGLRGESEGDHTQDQVIVSGIERSFPRLPQRERTMIGGDSQQESLPNLVALQQEHDTLNKALRAEQQLYSSLVRSVKEQDSAQRLHALQLELTAVQLLRQKLEESIKTNEELRDDLEREIHRAKLREGMDLIDPKELESMRHQLEDAQRWNASLQARLGAIQSRGGGVGGATDGGDTLSFIGDQTSYMSICFGEEQDDSLSQLSPQELKQKVLDLQDCVSRVQTLNNELQSRLSVLEKSEHDACNKGDKDVTSPGKQQLGKMQPLAHCDGKHHPGRDQESQTDVRLGRMLSGTLWGDESVDSGLCQSREHAQSGNNTLDTGKRDSREKNRDVMALKSLLTDHGATSVSHLREKLLRLKSENVELRGLLKEHKSTECKEKESTDASGNSSDGQAELRQSMEALSVKLSNEKGERNSQHVSGGETLITTEGIESPQTKGQTHTTGGKHNVAKHGAGVKSRLPVPVRLRVEASSSRQSVRPEHLRPEALQHLNSDDVYGSDQQLRADSDSPISLQQSSPSSSTVGYEQHGNSPVGLVKDSESGHTLDNTEADSALFTQLELLHQECQEKEALINKLSEQLADWEELHAQLKEKELLNHQYVEALQAAESTIAYLTACSLDSQGGFGSHTSSGAGSVSVGADAALHSRCVELQKALQDKEEFNDQLIELLNMAEKAITSSDSQAKNPEISDLCLKIEDALQQVKSCSKREGPRDVSGSTDDSMQGLQRHIDSLQEALWEQNRLNAELREQLRDAAAQQSHNSAGQEGKCSRQRTAEKGSEEHHGDSSVNSINQGITKSLMNCLSATESAIASLAEHCTNPGSFTSAISSQISTDLQINLDKLQRALQEREELCESTQPATKSCSNLSTASCGAKGQLPRDLHQNLCLLYKVFADLSHRIPELQTSLQEERGRREEGEAHRTAQDCKGLPPNVQVQLETLHKALREKKKACKNLEEKLATALTETSSAETVRKALEQDDKGVQVDLQDLGYETSGKSENDREESSSTDLEVGVNPSCSASSLPSLLKHEQATFSSTENLDSTSSTSYPSSPALSSAKVSLKSLQVYDEYGVSEDPLQLQAQVRELKVQLENQTKLVLQMQNLLRRNSLSSDHVANTSDPSVVIKDQEGTRKLSQDRSYRTGQQREKKEGENQAMRDKTIRLNMEQERERTLNRSTTEKLPQTRSRSTSPARLDSLVQSQARELSQLRQQIKESRGLGALQRRQLEELSKAFKDLLQASEVDFYMGEVVKEQLEGSLSLLDRLEGRLDKGESHLDNEDVAALELSRSITDVGSEESMPDHPNSPARIQQELDHLRLELEGERELLQQSVSVLVQHNLTLAECTREQLDLFAKELQEKNRLIQSLQNQFRGQSSSSHHSSHSDLYHSDRTSSSCHSPHSGSRAQSLGHRHPSDWMGAAVPPVGGAQVDSVSSHRLQGLQEQLRSSEELNTTLRSELDLHQSIMAQSSSHHQKPDQGQDQERSGPRTDGHKVDGDAAAKNAAEQPRTMNSDLLAEHLQEIRALRHRLEESIRTNDRLREQLEKRLAEVEKDPATNIFIHGNEEQGHLANEVRFLWGQNQALKEQLNLGSRDKQKENEKLRETLARRTAKLEQSRKESEALRQENRRLLEMLELSSQENSKLQESLHCSKEELQRLQCEVKLQRQQLSDSQHLLKSLRVELQVYEKIKTDAQKHNDSSETTQESASRPAGSLDLSELLSEIRHLRLQLERSIQTNTALRQRLEEQLLRGPNRSETININYLLSSPDEGGRSPGREGVDLRHSFQSYNEYTSVLHDEKRHARSEVGGGSLSSSSGDSSSSAPSRLVPGHRMWANRNGRHVLGLIEDFNALRKQISEGRKLSRGMDTQLQECLHNKVIEQQHVKSLSSSMNTMQQVLEEAGRLLKLVWRVSLPAAYTAGDSSNNQQDELLKNEISRLKSRLSQQERMLSGAVKRLRTTNQLKEGMERVIVDQLSLTHGVLKKARGNLEEVPVSGQ from the exons ATGAAGGACCCGTGTCGTGTATGCAGTGCTCGTCTGGCAGGCAGCCAGTGTCGCTGGATCTTCAGCTCATCGGCGCAGAAGAAGTTACAAGTCGTCTTGTCACATGTGCTGGGCTGGGAGGTGACTCGCGATGGTCGCGGCGAATTCCTCTGcgggaaatgtgtttttcagttgGAGAAGGTGGTACAGTGTGATGTTAAGATcaaccagctgcaggaggatCACAACATTCAGATGCAGAAGCTGCAGGCGGAGAAAGGACACCTGACGCAGTGCATCGTCCATGtctaccaaaaaaacaaccctagCTTGGACAAGAGCGATGGGGAGACTCCACCCCGGTCCTGTGGGGTTGGCAGTCCTGATGAAGGACAGCAGTTAGGGGAGATTCGACGTGGTCACTTGAAGAATTGCATGAGAAGGTGTGTGAGCCTGGATAGAATCGTTAGCAGAGGGACAACCTTCGGGCGCTCAAGCCTCAGGAGCAACAGACTCGGATCAGGGGCAGGGCTTGATGGCTCTATGAAGCGCTTTGGTCTCCGAGGACCACGCCACCGTTCACAGAGCATGTACTTTGACCTGATCCAACACAAAGGTGTACTGCCTAGACCTGGATTCAAAGCTCTCTCCGCTTCACTGCAGTCGCTGAATCAAGACTTTTCCTTAGACCCTTCTCCAGACCCTCCACAAAAATTCACAGAGGCCAAGGTGTTTGTTGCCAGACGTGATGGTGCCACTGCTGACCTAGGAGGAAAGGTCCAGGCCAAAGCACTGCTCCGCAGCTCCCCAAGTCAACCGTCTGTGATCTCTGACTTGATCCAACTCTTGCGCTGCATCTCCAAGCAACAGGTCTCTGCCCCTGCTGGGAGCCACATCCCTGTCCTGAAGAGGTTAAGTACTGGCCACCTCAAACCGGGAGCTGAGCGTAGACACAGAGAGGCCGAATGGAAGTCTCTTCATGAACTTACAGAAGAATTTGATGATGAATATACTTCTGTCAGTGTGGAG AGCGAGGTTAGCCGATTGGAGTCTGTAAATAAGCACCTGAACGAAGAGCTCACACTGACAAAAAGCACCAGTGAGAACCTGTCAAAAACACTGGAGGATACCCAGAATCAGTACAAG CAGACCCTGTCGGGGAAgctggaagagaaggagaatgaACTCGgctcagagaagaaaaatgccTTGAAGCGAGACAAAACAATCCAGGGGCTGACTCAGGTcctcagagagaaggagaaagag ATTGCAGAGCTGTGTCATGAGATTGAGGACAGGGATGATGCTCTGGCCAAGGCTAGAGAGGTGGCACATAAAGCCCAACTGCAGAAATACCAG GGGGCCGAGGAACACCAAAGCCTATTAATGGCAAAGCAAACGGAGCTTGCTCAACTCCAGGGAGAACACCATGGCAAGGTGCTTGAAGCTCAAAAACTGCAGCGTGCTCTGGACAGGAAGGAGCAAGAGCTGGGTGACCTACAACAGGCGAAGGACCAGCTGGAGGTGGAACTGGaggacctgcagcagcagaagaaaaagggagacaAAGCCCTGAAT GATCTGAACAATCAGCTGAAGAAGCTCAGCGGTGAGATCGGGGAGAGGGAGATTGCTCTGGAGCAGCAGTACCAGGAGCTCCTGGATCAAACCAACAGAAAATTGCAGACCCATGAGGTCACCATCCAGCGGCTCACATCCACCCTGGCTGATAAAGAGCAGCAGCTACAG GAATACATTAATATGGTCAGAGACTTTGAGCAAAGCCGAAGCCCAGGAGGAAACGATACTGTGCTTTCCAAGCTGCGGCaaagactgaaagaaaaagaaaaggctctGGAG CAAGCGCTGGATGAGAAGTTTGCTGCCATTGAGGAGAAAGATGATGAGattcaccagctgcagctgtctctCAGGGAGAAGGAACGAGACCTGGACAGGCTGAATAACCTGCTCTCTCACAATGAGGAAACCATCAAT AGCTTTGATAGTCTAATCAAGGAAAAGGATGTGGAGTTGCAGCATCTCGCAAACACGttaaaaaacctgcagagaGCCAAGCAGGACGTAGAAGATAACCTGAACCGATCACTGAAGGAGAAGGACTCCATCATCAGCCAGCTTCAGCTCTCTCTGGAGGGCAAGACAACGGACATGGAG GAAATGGCCAAATCAATGCTGAGCCAGTCAGAAACTCATGCACATGACCTTGCTGAACAGATGGGccagaggttaaaggtcacagAGGCCATGCTGGCTGAGGCTGTGAAGGCCAGGGAAAGGCTGGTTGCTGACAATGAGAGCGCTGTGGAAGGACTGTTGGCTACAATTAGCAGCAAGGACCAACTTCTCAAG GAGTCTGCTGAGCACTACAATCGCATGCTGTCTGAGCGAACACAAGAGATTCAGGAACTCAGGAAGCAGCTGTCTGACAGGCAGCAGCTACTCGCCACTGCTGAGAAGCAAAGCTCTATAAAAGTCCAGGAGGATTGTTTAGAGACTGCAAATCTCCGAGCACTGATTGCTGAAAAAGACAGCCTCGTCACT AAGCTTCTGCAGCATGGTCAGGAGAGGGACCATTTTCTTGCAgagatgagacagaaagaggagcaaGATCATGTGTTGGAGCTCAGACAAACCATCCAAATCATGCAGGAGAAGTTGGACGAGAGGGAAG CTGAGCTGTCTAGAAGGAACAGTGAGGATAATGTGGAGAACATTCCACAATCCAAGAAGACAGTCGTCATCCTGAAGAAGGAGCTGACACAGAAAACTGAGGCGCTGAACAGAGCCCTGAAGCGGGAGAATGAACTGAAG ATCTCAGTGGCAGAGCTACAGTCATTGCTGTCTGAGCTGGAGGGTCGCATAGAAGGTCAGGCTATTAACATTGAGTCGCTGACTGCCACCCTGAAGACCAAGGATGAGATTATCAAT GTTCTTCACCAGCGCCTCGGGCTGAGAGGGGAGAGTGAGGGCGACCATACCCAGGATCAGGTCATTGTCTCTGGCATTGAAAGATCCTTCCCCAGGCTCCCGCAAAGGGAGAGAACCATGATTGGTGGAGACAGCCAGCAAGAA TCTTTGCCCAACCTCGTAGCTCTGCAACAGGAGCATGATACTCTGAACAAAGCCCTGAGAGCTGAACAACAGCTCTACTCTAGCCTGGTCAGGAGCGTGAAAGAGCAGGACAG tgcCCAGCGTCTGCACgctctgcagctggagctgaCAGCGGTGCAGCTCCTCAGGCAGAAGCTCGAGGAGAGCATCAAAACCAACGAGGAGCTACGGGACGActtggagagagagatacacagAGCCAAACTCAGAGAAG GTATGGACCTCATTGATCCTAAAGAACTGGAGAGTATGAGGCATCAGCTGGAAGACGCACAGCGCTGGAATGCGTCTCTGCAGGCTCGATTAGGAGCAATCCAGAGCCGTGGAGGAGGGGTCGGTGGAGCCACGGATGGTG GTGACACTTTGAGTTTCATCGGCGACCAGACTTCTTACATGAGTATTTGTTTTGGGGAGGAGCAGGATGACAGCTTGTCTCAACTCTCTCCACAAGAGCTCAAGCAGAAG GTGCTGGATCTGCAGGATTGTGTTAGCAGAGTGCAGACTTTAAACAACGAGCTGCAGAGCCGACTGTCGGTATTGGAGAAGTCTGAGCATGATGCTTGCAACAAGGGAGACAAAGATGTTACCAGCCCCGGGAAACAG CAGCTAGGTAAGATGCAGCCTTTGGCTCACTGTGACGGGAAGCATCACCCTGGTAGGGACCAAGAAAGCCAGACAGACGTCAGACTAGGACGG ATGCTGTCTGGAACGCTGTGGGGCGATGAGAGCGTGGACAGTGGCCTTTGCCAGAGTAGAGAGCACGCTCAGTCTGGCAACAACACTTTGGACACTGGAAAGAGAGATTCTCGGGAGAAGAACAGAGATGTAATGGCACTTAAATCCCTGCTGACTGATCATGGGGCTACATCAGTCTCACACCTTAG AGAGAAGCTGCTAAGActtaaatcagaaaatgtggAGCTGCGTGGTCTCTTGAAAGAGCACAAATCTACTGagtgtaaagaaaaagagagcacGGATGCCTCAGGGAACAGCAGTGACGGACAGGCTGAACTCAGGCAGAGTATGGAGGCGCTGTCCGTCAAGCTGTCCaatgaaaagggagagaggaactCGCAACATGTGTCGGGTGGGGAGACCCTTATCACAACAGAGGGGATTGAGAGTCCACAAACTAAAGGCCAGACGCACACCACGGGTGGAAAACACAATGTCGCCAAGCACGGG GCTGGTGTCAAATCTCgccttcctgttcctgtgagaCTGAGAGTGGaagcgagcagcagcagacagtctGTTAGACCTGAGCACCTGAGACCTGAAGCACTTCAGCACCTCAATTCAGATGATGTCTATGGGTCTGACCAGCAGTTGCGTGCAGACTCTGACTCCCCAATATCACTCCAGCAAagctctccctcttcttccacTGTCGGATATGAACAGCATGGCAACAGTCCAGTGGGTTTGGTCAAGGACTCTGAATCTGGACACACACTGGATAACACAGAGGCTGACTCTGCTCTCTTCACTCAGCTGGAGCTCCTCCACCAGGAGTGCCAGGAGAAAGAAGCCCTGATCAACAAACTCAGTGAGCAGCTTGCCGATTGGGAAGAGCTCCACGCTCAGCTTAAGGAAAAGGAACTGCTTAATCACCAATATGTCGAGGCATTGCAAGCTGCAGAATCCACTATTGCCTACCTGACTGCCTGCAGTCTGGACAGCCAGGGAGGATTTGGCTCCCACACCAGCTCAGGAGCAGGGTCCGTCTCTGTGGGTGCAGATGCTGCCCTCCACAGTCGATGCGTGGAGCTGCAGAAAGCCCTACAGGACAAGGAGGAGTTCAACGACCAGCTTATAGAGCTTCTGAACATGGCAGAGAAAGCCATCACTTCCTCTGACAGCCAAGCAAAGAATCCGGAAATCAGTGACCTTTGCTTAAAGATAGAAGACGCCTTACAGCAGGTGAAATCATGTTCAAAGAGAGAGGGTCCGAGAGATGTATCTGGAAGCACTGATGACTCTATGCAGGGGTTGCAACGTCACATAGACTCTCTGCAGGAGGCACTGTGGGAGCAGAACAGGCTCAATGCAGAGCTGAGAGAACAACTGAGAGATGCTGCTGCACAACAGAGCCACAACAGTGCCGGTCAGGAGGGTAAATGTTCAAGGCAGAGAACAGCAGAAAAGGGGTCGGAGGAACACCATGGGGACAGTTCTGTTAATTCTATAAATCAGGGTATAACAAAATCTCTAATGAACTGCCTTAGTGCAACAGAGTCTGCCATTGCCTCTCTAGCAGAACACTGTACAAACCCCGGCTCCTTTACTTCTGCTATATCATCACAGATAAGCACTGACCTGCAGATCAATTTAGACAAACTTCAGAGAGCCCTGCAAGAGAGGGAAGAGCTGTGTGAATCCACCCAGCCAGCCACCAAATCGTGCAGCAATTTGTCCACTGCTTCGTGTGGAGCAAAGGGACAACTTCCCAGAGACCTCCATCAAAACCTCTGTCTCCTCTACAAGGTCTTCGCTGACCTCTCCCACAGGATTCCTGAACTGCAGACTTCCTtacaggaggagaggggccgCAGAGAGGAGGGCGAGGCTCACAGGACAGCGCAGGACTGCAAAGGATTACCACCGAACGTCCAGGTTCAGCTGGAGACTCTCCACAAGGCactgagggagaagaagaaggcatGTAAAAACCTGGAGGAGAAACTGGCCACTGCTCTTACCGAGACGAGCTCAGCTGAAACTGTACGGAAAG CTCTGGAGCAGGATGACAAAGGCGTGCAGGTGGATTTGCAAGACCTGGGTTACGAAACCAGTGGCAAGAGTGAGAACGATAGGGAAGAGAGCAGTAGCACAG ATCTAGAGGTCGGTGTGAACCCAAGTTGCAGTGCCTCTAGCCTGCCTTCCCTGCTGAAACATGAACAGGCAACCTTCTCCTCTACTGAAAACCTGGACTCAACCTCCAGCACCTCGTACCCGAGCTCCCCAGCTCTCAGCTCAGCCAAG GTCAGTCTGAAAAGCCTGCAGGTCTATGATGAGTACGGCGTTTCTGAAGACCCTCTCCAGCTTCAGGCGCAAGTGCGAGAGCTGAAGGTCCAGCTggaaaaccaaaccaaactcGTCCTCCAAATGCAAAACCTTTTGCGTAGGAACTCCCTCTCCAGTGACCATGTTGCCAACACCTCTGACCCCTCCGTTGTCATCAAGGATCAAGAAGGGACACGGAAGTTGAGCCAAGATAGGAGCTACAGAACTGGGCagcaaagggagaaaaaggagggagagaaccAGGCGATGAGGGATAAAACCATCCGTCTCAATATggaacaagaaagagagaggacgcTGAACAGAAGCACAACTGAAAAGCTGCCACAGACACGCAGTCGCTCTACATCACCTGCTCG ACTGGACTCCCTGGTACAGTCGCAGGCCCGGGAGCTGTCACAACTGAGGCAGCAGATCAAGGAGAGCCGCGGACTGGGAGCCCTGCAGCGCcgtcagctggaggagctgagcaAGGCCTTCAAGGATCTGCTGCAGGCCAGCGAAGTCGACTTCTACATGGGGGAGGTGGTCAAAGAGCAGCTGGAAGGGAGCCTGAGTCTTCTGGACAGGCTGGAGGGACGACTAGACAAAG GAGAGTCTCATCTGGATAATGAAGATGTGGCGGCTCTGGAACTGTCTCGCAG TATAACTGATGTGGGCAGTGAGGAGAGCATGCCAGATCATCCTAACAGCCCAGCTAGAATCCAGCAGGAGTTAGATCATCTGCGTTTGGAGctagagggggagagagaattGCTGCAGCAGAGCGTCAGCGTCCTCGTCCAGCACAACCTCACCCTGGCTGAATGCACCAGGGAGCAGCTGGACCT GTTTGCGAaagagctgcaggagaagaacCGTCTCATCCAGAGCCTGCAGAATCAGTTCAGAGGCCAAAGTTCCAGCAGCCACCACAGCTCTCACTCTGATCTGTACCACTCTGAcaggacctcctcctcctgccataGCCCGCACAGTGGCAGTCGAGCTCAGA gtttaggCCATCGACACCCCTCTGATTGGATGGGAGCAGCCGTTCCTCCTGTAGGTGGAGCTCAGGTGGACAGTGTGTCCAGTCACAGACTGCAGGGCCTGCAGGAGCAGCTAAGGAGCAGTGAGGAGCTCAACACCACCCTGCGCAGTGAACTGGACCTGCATCAATCAATTATGGCTCAGAGCAGCTCGCACCATCAGAAACCGGATCAAGGCCAGGATCAGGAGAGGTCAGGGCCTCGGACAGACGGACATAAAGTAGATGGAGACGCTGCAGCAAAGAATGCTGCAGAGCAGCCTCGTACGATGAATTCAG ACCTGCTGGCAGAACATTTGCAGGAGATCCGAGCTTTGCGACATCGCCTGGAGGAGAGCATCCGCACTAACGACCGGCTCAGGGAACAGCTGGAGAAGAGACTAGCCGAGGTGGAGAAAGACCCAG CTACCAACATCTTCATCCACGGCAATGAGGAGCAGGGTCATCTGGCTAATGAGGTGCGATTTCTCTGGGGACAAAATCAAGCCCTGAAGGAACAGCTCAACCTTGGGTCTAgag ACAAGCAAAAGGAGAACGAAAAGCTGCGGGAGACTCTGGCCAGACGGACCGCCAAACTGGAGCAGAGCAGGAAGGAGTCTGAAGCACTGAGGCAGGAAAATAGGCGACTTCTGGAGATGCTGGAGCTCAGCAGCCAAGAAAACTCCAAATTGCAGGAGTCACTGCACTGCAGCAAAGAGGAGCTTCAaag GCTGCAGTGTGAGGTGAAGCTCCAGAGGCAGCAGCTGTCCGACTCCCAGCATCTCCTCAAATCGCTGCGAGTGGAGCTGCAAGTTTATGAGAAGATCAAGACTGATGCGCAGAAACACAACG ATTCCAGTGAGACGACCCAGGAGTCAGCCTCCCGTCCCGCCGGCTCACTGGACCTGAGCGAGCTGCTGTCAGAGATCCGACACCTgcggctgcagctggagaggagcATCCAGACCAACACGGCTCTGCGCCAGagactggaggagcagctgctccGAGGACCCAACCGCTCGGAGACCATCAACATCAACTACCTGCTCTCCTCTCCGG ATGAAGGGGGCCGGTCACCAGGTCGCGAAGGCGTTGATCTCCGTCACTCGTTTCAGTCTTACAATGAATACACCAGTGTCCTCCATG ATGAGAAGCGCCACGCTCGTTCAGAGGTGGGCGGTGGCTCCTTAAGCAGCAGCTCTGGCGACAGCAGCTCCAGCGCTCCCTCTCGCCTGGTGCCGGGCCACAGAATGTGGGCCAATCGCAACGGCCGCCACGTGCTGGGCCTGATAGAGGACTTCAACGCCCTGCGCAAGCAGATCTCAGAGGGACGCAAGCTGTCACGTGGCatggacacacagctgcaggagTGTCTGCACAACAAG GTGatagagcagcagcatgtgaagAGTTTGTCCAGCAGCATGAACACCATGCAGCAAGTGTTAGAGGAGGCCGGTCGACTGCTCAAACTGGTGTGGAGGGTCTCTCTGCCGGCTGCTTACACAGCAGGGGACAGTAGCAACAAccagcag GACGAGCTGCTGAAAAATGAGATCTCCCGACTGAAGAGCAGACTGTCGCAGCAGGAGCGGATGCTGAGCGGCGCCGTGAAACGCCTCCGCACCACCAACCAGCTCAAAGAGGGAATGGAGAGGGTCATCGTGGATCAGC TGTCTCTGACCCACGGAGTGTTAAAGAAAGCCCGGGGGAACTTAGAG GAGGTCCCAGTCAGTGGCCAGTAG